A single window of Cheilinus undulatus linkage group 12, ASM1832078v1, whole genome shotgun sequence DNA harbors:
- the LOC121518531 gene encoding uncharacterized protein LOC121518531, producing MSREESEDTGYVRRDVKEAVRSYLPGLPDDLLTTMLDELGVESIDDLTLMEERDLVKYLKPIQSRKLMKGIKYGLVTLNMQVVSAPDQSAPSSPNTPATPQAFQLLVSPPSTAPSTSSASQTGVPWHVDFHLNWDQVSSAIRLRVEKEERPLPDKRKAFVVMLVDQMMQHDRNPSRAMCHSVVRNIVRSYPKTFADIGKHGDTAGDGCHSLLQQVKTKVEYKNRNNTLARCRREGRPRTGMAGEARLARGPIDQYGCVRWGPADLPEGETEATLENMKRDLLNIYSGMQSTVFLPCATAVDVNTAELPSTPCLIIQGDMMKPSGWLISIEGHVVMGPHPLFLHGVAAFFSSYYVFNLEYPATGSSTLEFIQRCFLGINPERGSQTKKRTTMNPHVSTLLRKLIDFEWAS from the exons ATGAGCAGGGAGGAAAGTGAGGATACAGGATACGTGAGGAGAGAC GTCAAGGAAGCAGTGAGGTCATACTTGCCTGGTCTCCCTGACGACCTTCTTACCACCATGCTTGATGAGCTTGGGGTCGAGTCTATTGATGATCTGACCTTGATGGAGGAGAGGGATCTGGTGAAATACCTCAAACCTATCCAAAGTCGGAAGTTAATGAAGGGCATCAAGTACG GACTTGTTACTCTTAATATGCAGGTGGTCTCTGCTCCAGATCAAAGTGCTCCAAGTTCTCCAAACACTCCGGCCACTCCTCAAGCATTCCAACTGTTGGTCAGCCCTCCTAGCACTGCCCCAAGCACGTCAAGTGCTTCACAGACTGGCGTACCATGGCATGTGGACTTTCATCTCAACTGGGACCAGGTGTCATCAGCCATTCGACTTAGagtggaaaaagaagaaagaccATTGCCAGACAAGAGAAAGGCCTTCGTGGTCATGCTCGTGGACCAAATGATGCAGCACGACCGCAACCCATCCAGAGCCATGTGCCACAGCGTTGTGAGAAACATTGTCAG GAGCTATCCAAAAACATTTGCCGACATTGGTAAGCACGGTGATACTGCTGGAGACGGATGTCACTCTCTTCTGcaacaagtaaaaacaaaagtggAGTACAAAAATAGGAATAATACTCTTGCTCGATGCCGCAGAGAAGGAAGACCACGTACGGGAATGGCAGGAGAGGCCAGACTGGCAAGAGGTCCTATTGACCAATACGG GTGTGTGAGGTGGGGCCCAGCAGATTTGCCAGAGGGGGAGACTGAGGCAACATTGGAGAATATGAAGAGGGATCTGCTCAACATCTACTCAGGCATGCAATCTACTGTCTTTTTG CCATGTGCCACTGCTGTGGACGTTAATACTGCAGAACTCCCCAGCACCCCCTGCTTAATCATTCAAG GTGACATGATGAAGCCCTCTGGATGGCTTATATCCATCGAGGGACATGTCGTAATGGGCCCACACCCTTTGTTTTTACACGGTGTAGCTGCTTTCTTCAGCAGCTATTACGTCTTCAACCTTGAGTATCCTGCCACTGGATCGTCGACGCTGGAGTTCATTCAAAG